The proteins below are encoded in one region of Ammoniphilus sp. CFH 90114:
- the hemE gene encoding uroporphyrinogen decarboxylase, producing MSFNDTFINACLKKDINHAPVWYMRQAGRYQPEYREIRKKYSLLEICNIPELCAEVTILPVQQLGVDAAILFSDIMVPLGPMGVKYDIIEKRGPVLETPYRTAADINSLRPLQPAEDLSYVLETIKILARELKVPLIGFTGAPFTLASYMVEGGPSRNYIRTKQLMYSHPDVWNNLMEKLGDMVVTYLYAQVEAGAKAVQIFDSWVGALAPADYMKYVYPTMKRIFTELKDLQAPKIYFGVGSGELLPYWNELDTDVIGLDWRVSIPEGRKRIGDRYAVQGNLDPTLLLAPWPVLEARAKEIIDQGLEKPGFVFNLGHGIFPEVPGEMLKRLTDFIHEYSASVLKNR from the coding sequence ATGAGCTTCAATGATACGTTTATTAATGCCTGTTTAAAAAAAGATATCAACCACGCTCCCGTATGGTATATGCGTCAAGCGGGACGGTACCAACCAGAATACCGGGAAATCCGTAAAAAATATAGCTTGTTGGAAATTTGTAATATACCTGAACTATGCGCAGAGGTGACGATCCTACCTGTCCAACAGCTAGGCGTAGATGCCGCCATCCTATTCTCCGATATCATGGTGCCGCTAGGACCTATGGGAGTAAAATACGATATTATAGAAAAACGAGGTCCCGTGCTCGAGACTCCGTACCGCACTGCGGCAGATATTAATAGCCTTCGTCCGCTGCAGCCAGCAGAGGATCTTTCCTATGTACTTGAGACAATCAAGATCCTGGCTAGAGAACTTAAAGTGCCGTTGATTGGATTCACAGGTGCTCCCTTTACATTAGCCAGCTATATGGTGGAGGGCGGTCCATCCCGCAACTACATTCGTACCAAGCAGCTAATGTACAGCCACCCTGATGTGTGGAATAATCTAATGGAAAAACTAGGCGACATGGTCGTTACATACTTATATGCCCAGGTAGAAGCTGGAGCAAAGGCTGTTCAAATCTTTGACAGCTGGGTAGGTGCCCTTGCCCCTGCAGATTATATGAAATACGTCTATCCGACAATGAAGAGAATCTTCACTGAACTAAAGGACCTACAAGCTCCAAAGATCTATTTTGGAGTAGGATCTGGAGAGCTTCTTCCTTACTGGAACGAATTAGATACAGATGTGATTGGCCTAGATTGGCGCGTTTCGATTCCTGAAGGAAGGAAGAGAATCGGAGACCGCTATGCTGTTCAAGGAAACCTTGACCCGACATTGCTTCTTGCACCATGGCCTGTACTAGAGGCTCGCGCGAAGGAAATCATCGACCAGGGATTAGAGAAGCCAGGTTTCGTGTTTAATTTAGGACACGGAATCTTCCCAGAAGTTCCAGGCGAGATGCTCAAACGTTTGACAGACTTTATCCATGAGTACAGTGCCAGTGTGCTGAAAAATCGGTAA
- a CDS encoding TIGR03943 family protein, translated as MNIQHVIRTFILFGFAALIAKLHLTGDLGKYINVKYSTISLIALAILSLLFVVQLTRIKKSSSREHPDHDCGPSCDHSDLHRWSIKGVLAYLLLLSPILSGFILPPKTLDASMAAKKGVLMQTAGSMPSPSFPDTQAVDPSFSEEEPSILYFDDLYTESLDRMLQQPTIVFNDFDYVEYADTISFHPYEFIGKEVEMTGFVYREEGMAFSQLVIARFIITHCIADAGVIGFLAEWEGADTVQEDSWVKVKGTIEVTQYGDYELPFIQVSEWEIVEPPADPYVYPKLN; from the coding sequence GTGAATATTCAGCATGTAATTCGAACCTTTATCTTATTTGGCTTTGCCGCGCTTATCGCAAAATTGCACCTGACAGGGGATCTTGGAAAATATATTAATGTTAAATATTCCACGATTAGCCTCATCGCGCTAGCCATTCTTTCTCTTTTATTTGTCGTACAACTTACCCGTATAAAGAAGTCCTCTTCTAGGGAACATCCTGATCACGACTGTGGCCCGAGCTGTGATCATTCCGATCTGCATCGATGGTCCATAAAGGGAGTACTGGCCTACCTGCTATTGCTATCTCCGATTCTCTCAGGATTCATCCTTCCTCCGAAGACACTAGATGCCTCGATGGCAGCGAAGAAAGGGGTACTCATGCAAACGGCCGGAAGTATGCCTTCCCCATCGTTTCCTGATACCCAAGCAGTTGATCCTTCATTTTCTGAAGAGGAACCGTCTATTCTTTATTTTGACGACCTGTATACAGAATCGCTGGACAGAATGCTTCAGCAACCGACTATTGTCTTTAATGATTTCGACTACGTGGAGTATGCCGACACCATTTCATTTCATCCTTATGAATTCATTGGCAAGGAAGTGGAGATGACCGGTTTTGTATATAGAGAAGAAGGAATGGCGTTCTCACAATTGGTTATCGCTCGATTTATTATCACTCACTGTATAGCGGACGCAGGGGTCATTGGATTCTTGGCCGAGTGGGAAGGCGCCGATACCGTTCAGGAAGATAGCTGGGTTAAGGTCAAGGGCACCATCGAGGTTACTCAATACGGAGATTACGAATTGCCTTTCATTCAAGTTTCTGAATGGGAAATCGTAGAACCGCCAGCAGATCCTTATGTATATCCCAAGCTGAATTAA
- a CDS encoding permease: MLKWLRSFSMELTGAALLAAALYIFLSPQSLDSGSADRALFNIPSSVLSLNTIFLSILIEAIPFVLIGVLIAGIIQIFVTEDHIRKWMPKNKFLAVLMSCVLGALFPACECGIVPIVRRLIHKGVPLYAGIGFLLTGPIINPIVILSTYMAFGNDAKMAGWRMLLGFVVALVIAAIVALVYKGNQMKNEFIPLHTITNQTQKQPMMKKIQHTLHHAIDEFFDMGKYLIIGAFLAALVQTYVSSAAILQLGSSIVTSTLVMMGLAYLLSLCSEADAFIAASFRNLFAPTALLGFLVYGPMLDLKNTFMLMAVFKFRFVLVLMGLITMTVFSSVLISQYWF; the protein is encoded by the coding sequence ATGCTTAAGTGGTTACGTTCCTTTTCAATGGAATTGACAGGTGCCGCTCTATTAGCAGCAGCCCTTTATATTTTTCTCAGCCCTCAGTCACTGGACAGCGGGTCAGCAGACCGTGCTCTCTTTAATATTCCTTCATCTGTTCTAAGCTTGAATACCATTTTCCTAAGCATCTTAATTGAAGCTATTCCCTTCGTTCTGATTGGCGTTCTGATTGCAGGCATCATCCAGATTTTCGTAACCGAAGACCATATTCGAAAATGGATGCCGAAAAATAAATTTTTAGCTGTACTCATGAGCTGTGTATTAGGGGCTCTCTTTCCTGCTTGTGAATGTGGAATTGTACCTATCGTTCGCCGACTTATTCATAAGGGAGTTCCCTTATATGCAGGAATAGGCTTTCTCCTGACAGGCCCGATCATTAATCCAATTGTTATTCTCTCGACCTATATGGCATTTGGGAATGATGCCAAGATGGCCGGTTGGAGAATGCTACTAGGGTTTGTCGTGGCTCTCGTCATCGCAGCCATTGTTGCCCTAGTCTATAAAGGAAACCAGATGAAGAATGAATTTATTCCCCTTCATACCATAACCAATCAAACTCAGAAGCAACCCATGATGAAGAAAATCCAGCACACGCTGCACCATGCCATTGATGAATTTTTCGACATGGGTAAATACTTGATCATTGGAGCCTTTTTGGCAGCCTTAGTTCAAACGTACGTATCATCAGCGGCCATTCTTCAATTAGGGAGCAGCATCGTCACTTCGACCCTTGTGATGATGGGACTAGCCTACTTGCTGTCCTTATGCTCAGAGGCAGATGCCTTTATTGCTGCTTCGTTCCGCAATCTATTTGCTCCAACAGCTCTCTTAGGTTTCTTGGTTTACGGTCCGATGTTGGATCTAAAGAACACCTTTATGCTAATGGCCGTGTTTAAGTTCCGATTTGTTCTGGTTCTTATGGGCTTAATCACCATGACCGTCTTCTCCAGCGTCTTAATTAGTCAATATTGGTTTTAG
- a CDS encoding class I SAM-dependent methyltransferase yields the protein MKEWFEKSFQEDYLKIYAHRDEQKATQELEKLIPYLHIKPGQTALDLCCGQGRHSRWLAQLGLRVIGVDLSAVLLQEAIRQSLNIPVLYMRADAREIPFSEEMDLVFNLFTSFGYFLEDSENEKILQQASKALKPGGFFLFDYLNPEHLRTHLVPTSESEQAGMKILQRRTINEEFVQKQIIIQEAGESTRHYEERVKLYSATQLEEMLTRQGFEILHLFGDYQATPYNNYDSARIIFICQKGRK from the coding sequence ATGAAAGAATGGTTTGAGAAGTCCTTCCAGGAGGATTATCTGAAGATCTATGCCCATCGAGATGAACAAAAAGCTACCCAGGAACTAGAGAAACTCATCCCTTACCTTCATATAAAACCTGGCCAAACCGCTCTCGACTTGTGCTGTGGCCAAGGACGACACAGCCGATGGTTGGCTCAATTAGGCCTTCGAGTCATTGGGGTGGATTTATCTGCCGTGCTTTTGCAAGAAGCGATTCGCCAATCCTTGAATATTCCAGTCTTGTACATGCGAGCGGATGCTAGAGAAATTCCCTTTTCAGAAGAGATGGATCTCGTGTTTAACTTGTTCACCAGCTTTGGGTATTTCCTTGAAGATTCAGAAAACGAAAAAATATTACAGCAAGCTAGTAAGGCCTTAAAACCTGGTGGTTTCTTCTTATTTGACTATCTGAATCCAGAACACTTACGGACTCATCTTGTCCCTACTTCTGAGAGTGAGCAAGCTGGTATGAAAATCCTGCAACGGAGGACAATTAACGAGGAGTTTGTACAAAAGCAAATTATAATCCAAGAAGCCGGGGAGAGTACTCGACACTATGAAGAAAGAGTAAAACTATACAGTGCAACACAGCTAGAAGAAATGCTAACAAGACAAGGGTTCGAGATCTTGCACTTGTTTGGGGATTATCAAGCTACCCCATACAATAATTATGATTCAGCTCGCATTATTTTTATTTGCCAGAAGGGAAGAAAATGA
- a CDS encoding TIGR01777 family oxidoreductase, which yields MLIAILGGTGFIGSHLVRGCIDKGYKVILLTRQPDKYQSTDHVTYLKWPLQEGDPCLEVDATINLAGETINQRWNSRAKSAILNSRVQTIQMLVKLMEQGKIKSSVVINGSAVGYYGHSDEALFTEKDRPKPQADDFLAQVVHAWEKEADQVAKLGIRLVKARIGVVLGREGGALPKMALPYQLFAGGRIGGGQQYLSWIHIKDIVGLMLYCIESRNIEGAVNFTAPQPVRMASFGQTLASVLNRPHWLPTPAFVFRLAFGEMSDLLLKGQQVIPQKALDSGYSYNFPDLKQALQNIFSR from the coding sequence ATGTTGATAGCCATTCTAGGGGGAACTGGGTTTATTGGCTCCCATCTGGTCCGAGGTTGTATTGACAAAGGATACAAAGTGATTTTACTTACACGCCAACCTGATAAATACCAATCAACAGATCATGTAACCTACTTAAAGTGGCCCCTTCAAGAGGGAGACCCTTGCCTTGAAGTAGATGCGACCATTAATTTAGCCGGAGAAACCATTAATCAACGATGGAACTCTCGAGCCAAATCCGCCATCCTTAACAGCAGAGTTCAAACGATCCAAATGCTTGTCAAACTCATGGAACAGGGGAAGATCAAATCATCCGTAGTAATAAATGGCTCCGCAGTCGGATATTACGGCCACTCCGATGAGGCCCTCTTTACAGAAAAGGACAGACCCAAACCCCAAGCGGATGATTTCCTTGCTCAGGTGGTCCATGCTTGGGAGAAGGAAGCCGACCAAGTAGCCAAACTTGGCATCCGACTCGTGAAGGCTCGAATTGGAGTCGTTCTAGGAAGAGAGGGAGGCGCTTTACCTAAAATGGCCTTGCCTTACCAGTTATTTGCAGGGGGAAGGATAGGTGGGGGCCAACAATATCTATCCTGGATTCATATTAAGGATATCGTTGGGCTCATGCTGTACTGTATTGAATCCCGCAACATCGAAGGCGCTGTGAATTTTACTGCCCCACAGCCCGTTAGAATGGCATCATTTGGGCAAACCTTAGCTTCTGTCCTCAATAGGCCGCATTGGCTTCCAACACCAGCTTTTGTCTTTCGTTTAGCCTTTGGCGAGATGTCTGACTTATTACTGAAAGGACAGCAAGTCATTCCTCAGAAAGCGCTGGATTCTGGATATTCGTACAACTTCCCAGATCTTAAACAAGCCTTACAAAACATATTCTCAAGATAG
- a CDS encoding monovalent cation:proton antiporter family protein, translated as MEEHHSLYSLMIVVTLAFLIPIILDRLRWRFLPVVVVEILAGIILGKSGLGIIDNDEWLSILSMLGFIYLMFLSGLEIDFESFKVRKQSIEANPLKVSTITFVFILAISAIFGFIFQWLGFVSDGLFMTLIISTISLSIVVPILKDKGIMNTPYGQSILLTAVISDFATMILLAVYVALQADNMAKPLLLLILFVVVFFFYRFMMRFKKGKIIERISRESVQLGTRGVFALILFFVVLSEEVGAESILGAFLAGVLVSLVSPKKEFTHQLTSFGFGFLIPIFFFMVGATLELRELFMDKGAMIIIPLILLSYFSSKFFPILLWKKWFTWKETLAAGYLLPSTLSLVIAGSAIGLDLEIITPTVQAALILSAVISTIIFPILFQKSAPEQTKQVSKIIALIGANTINLALAKQLHQDGYDVTMFTSDETLLSQERHYPFHSRVLSKLSPETLTEHPVLESDYVVVLTSDEKLNMEISNWAKLSHVKNVICRIDSEERPTDLVEGVQVFSTFTSNRILLQALIEHPSLFRFLQTDQTMHEVHLDNSSVDGLVIKDLSFLRDALVIRIFRDNDMIIPHGDTQVRLGDTLLISADREQIEAIRKECS; from the coding sequence ATGGAGGAACATCACTCGTTATACTCCCTAATGATTGTCGTCACTCTTGCTTTTCTCATCCCCATTATCTTAGACAGATTGCGTTGGCGTTTTTTGCCTGTAGTCGTGGTTGAAATATTGGCTGGAATTATACTCGGGAAAAGCGGGCTCGGAATTATCGATAATGACGAATGGTTATCCATTCTATCCATGCTTGGTTTTATATACCTGATGTTCCTGAGTGGTTTAGAAATTGACTTCGAATCATTTAAAGTAAGGAAACAAAGTATAGAGGCTAATCCTCTTAAGGTATCTACCATCACCTTCGTGTTTATCTTAGCCATTTCCGCTATCTTTGGTTTTATTTTTCAATGGTTGGGATTTGTATCCGATGGGCTGTTCATGACCTTAATTATTTCTACCATATCTTTAAGTATTGTGGTTCCCATTCTTAAAGATAAGGGAATTATGAATACACCATACGGTCAGTCCATCCTGCTTACAGCTGTCATTTCTGATTTTGCGACGATGATCCTGTTAGCCGTCTATGTAGCTTTACAGGCAGATAACATGGCCAAGCCACTGTTGCTGCTCATCTTGTTTGTCGTTGTATTCTTTTTCTACCGGTTTATGATGCGCTTCAAGAAAGGAAAGATTATTGAAAGAATCTCAAGAGAAAGTGTCCAATTAGGGACGAGGGGAGTATTTGCTCTCATTCTGTTTTTTGTTGTATTGTCTGAAGAAGTCGGAGCAGAAAGTATTCTCGGTGCTTTTTTAGCTGGGGTTCTAGTTTCTTTGGTTTCCCCCAAGAAAGAGTTTACTCACCAGTTGACCTCTTTTGGGTTTGGATTTCTCATCCCTATTTTTTTCTTCATGGTAGGGGCTACTTTAGAGTTGCGTGAACTCTTTATGGATAAGGGAGCCATGATCATCATTCCCTTGATCCTTCTAAGTTATTTTTCATCTAAATTCTTCCCTATTCTGCTATGGAAGAAATGGTTTACATGGAAGGAAACTTTGGCTGCTGGTTATTTGCTGCCTTCTACGCTAAGTTTAGTTATTGCTGGGTCAGCTATTGGTTTAGATCTGGAGATCATTACTCCAACGGTTCAAGCTGCGCTTATTCTAAGTGCCGTCATATCGACCATCATCTTCCCGATCCTTTTTCAGAAGAGTGCTCCTGAACAAACCAAACAGGTTAGTAAGATCATTGCTTTAATAGGAGCTAACACGATTAATTTAGCATTGGCTAAACAATTGCATCAGGATGGGTATGACGTAACGATGTTTACATCGGATGAAACTTTGCTAAGTCAAGAGAGACACTATCCTTTTCATTCTCGTGTTCTATCCAAATTAAGCCCTGAAACTTTAACCGAACATCCGGTATTGGAAAGCGATTATGTGGTTGTGCTAACAAGTGATGAGAAGCTCAATATGGAAATATCCAATTGGGCAAAGTTATCTCATGTCAAAAATGTTATCTGTCGAATCGATTCTGAGGAAAGGCCAACGGATTTAGTAGAAGGAGTTCAGGTATTCTCCACCTTTACCTCGAATCGAATCTTACTTCAGGCGTTAATCGAGCACCCTTCCCTCTTTCGATTTTTACAGACGGATCAAACCATGCATGAGGTGCATCTTGACAATTCGAGTGTTGATGGATTAGTTATTAAGGACTTGTCTTTTTTACGGGATGCTTTGGTCATTCGAATCTTTAGAGATAATGATATGATCATCCCTCATGGTGATACTCAGGTAAGACTAGGCGATACCTTGCTGATTAGTGCAGACCGAGAACAAATAGAGGCGATTCGTAAAGAATGTTCATAA
- the leuS gene encoding leucine--tRNA ligase — translation MTTEQAKSPTTYDHRTIEKKWQHHWEENKTFKLVEQPDKPKFYALDMFPYPSGAGLHVGHPEGYTATDIVSRYKRMNGYQVLHPMGWDAFGLPAEQHALDTGQHPRDITKKNIDNFRRQIKSLGFSYDWDREISTTDPEYYKWTQWIFLQLYKRGLAYVDEIPVNWCPALGTVLANEEVIDGKSERGGHPVIRKPMRQWVLRITAYAERLLEDLEELDWSESIKDMQRNWIGKSEGAELAFKIDGHEASLDVFTTRPDTLFGATYCVVAPEHKLVDEITTPEQKAAVEAYIEQATRKSDLERTDLAKDKTGVFTGAYAINPVNGAKLPIWVADYVLVSYGTGAIMAVPGHDQRDWEFAKKFDLSIVEVVAGGNVEEDAYTGDGPHVNSDILNGLNNKEAITRMIAWLEENNKGKKKVTYRLRDWLFSRQRYWGEPIPILHLEDGTMKPVPEDQLPLVLPETDAIRPSGTGESPLANIEEWVNTIDPETGMKARRETNTMPQWAGSCWYYLRYIDPHNHEELCSKEKQETWLPVDLYIGGAEHAVLHLLYARFWHKVLYDIGVVHTKEPFQKLVNQGMILGENNEKMSKSRGNVVNPDDIVRDFGADTLRIYEMFMGPLEASKPWNVNGVEGSHRFLSRVWRLFVQDNGDLNPKIGNHPGSESFNRTVHKTIKAVSHDLEGLRFNTAISHLMVFLNEANKEQTLPKSAMEAFVLLLSPLAPHIAEELWSRLGHNDTLAYEAWPQYKEELTVDNEVEIVVQVNGKIKDRLVISAGMDQEQIKEKAQALETVQDAITGKQIRKFIVVPDRLVNIVVG, via the coding sequence ATGACTACGGAACAAGCAAAGTCCCCTACAACTTACGATCACCGTACAATTGAGAAGAAGTGGCAGCATCACTGGGAAGAGAATAAAACCTTTAAGCTGGTAGAACAGCCGGATAAACCTAAATTCTATGCTCTAGATATGTTTCCTTATCCTTCAGGAGCTGGGCTTCATGTGGGACACCCAGAAGGTTATACCGCAACAGATATCGTGTCCCGTTATAAGCGTATGAATGGATATCAAGTTCTTCATCCGATGGGGTGGGATGCATTTGGACTTCCGGCCGAACAGCACGCACTAGATACCGGACAGCATCCGCGAGACATTACTAAGAAAAATATTGATAATTTCCGTCGCCAAATTAAGTCACTCGGATTCTCCTATGACTGGGATCGCGAAATCTCCACGACGGATCCGGAATACTATAAGTGGACGCAATGGATCTTCCTTCAACTTTACAAGAGAGGTTTAGCCTACGTTGACGAGATTCCTGTGAACTGGTGTCCAGCGCTCGGAACCGTACTTGCAAACGAAGAAGTAATCGATGGCAAGAGTGAACGCGGAGGACATCCTGTCATTCGTAAGCCGATGAGACAGTGGGTTTTGCGTATTACGGCTTATGCAGAGAGACTGCTTGAGGACCTTGAAGAACTAGATTGGTCTGAGAGTATTAAAGACATGCAGCGAAACTGGATTGGAAAATCCGAAGGGGCTGAGCTTGCCTTCAAAATTGATGGGCATGAAGCTAGTCTTGATGTGTTCACTACTCGACCTGACACGCTATTTGGCGCTACTTATTGTGTCGTAGCACCTGAGCATAAGCTAGTGGATGAGATTACAACACCAGAACAAAAAGCAGCTGTAGAAGCTTATATAGAGCAAGCAACTCGTAAAAGTGATCTAGAAAGAACAGATCTTGCCAAAGACAAAACGGGAGTATTCACTGGTGCGTATGCCATCAATCCTGTAAATGGAGCGAAGCTTCCAATCTGGGTGGCTGACTACGTGTTAGTAAGCTATGGAACAGGGGCGATTATGGCGGTTCCTGGTCATGACCAGAGAGACTGGGAGTTTGCCAAGAAATTTGATCTTTCGATTGTGGAAGTCGTGGCAGGCGGTAATGTAGAGGAAGATGCTTACACGGGGGATGGTCCTCATGTGAATTCTGATATTTTGAATGGCTTAAATAATAAAGAAGCCATTACTCGCATGATTGCTTGGTTAGAAGAAAACAACAAAGGGAAGAAAAAGGTAACCTACCGCTTGCGCGACTGGTTGTTTAGCAGACAGCGCTATTGGGGAGAGCCCATCCCGATTCTTCATTTAGAAGACGGAACGATGAAGCCGGTGCCAGAAGACCAATTACCGCTCGTTTTACCTGAGACGGATGCCATTCGTCCTTCAGGAACTGGGGAATCTCCACTAGCGAACATCGAGGAGTGGGTCAATACCATTGATCCTGAAACCGGAATGAAGGCAAGAAGAGAAACCAACACGATGCCTCAATGGGCGGGAAGCTGCTGGTACTACCTTCGTTACATTGATCCGCACAATCACGAGGAGCTTTGCTCAAAGGAGAAGCAAGAAACATGGCTGCCTGTAGATCTTTACATTGGCGGAGCGGAGCATGCAGTGCTTCACTTGTTATATGCTCGTTTCTGGCATAAGGTACTCTACGATATCGGTGTCGTTCATACGAAGGAACCATTCCAGAAGCTCGTAAACCAAGGCATGATCCTCGGGGAAAATAACGAGAAAATGAGTAAGTCTCGTGGAAACGTAGTGAACCCTGATGATATCGTTCGTGACTTCGGTGCCGATACGCTCAGAATTTATGAGATGTTCATGGGACCGTTGGAAGCATCGAAACCATGGAATGTTAATGGTGTAGAAGGCTCACACCGTTTCCTTAGCCGTGTATGGCGACTTTTCGTTCAAGACAATGGCGATTTGAATCCAAAAATCGGGAACCATCCAGGTTCAGAATCGTTTAATCGTACCGTTCATAAGACGATCAAAGCGGTCTCTCACGATCTTGAAGGGCTGAGATTCAATACGGCGATTAGCCATCTCATGGTGTTCCTCAATGAAGCGAATAAAGAGCAGACCTTGCCAAAATCAGCCATGGAAGCTTTCGTTCTGTTGCTTTCTCCGCTAGCTCCACATATTGCGGAAGAGCTTTGGAGCCGCTTAGGTCATAACGATACCTTAGCTTATGAAGCATGGCCACAATACAAAGAAGAGTTAACCGTAGACAATGAAGTAGAAATTGTCGTTCAAGTGAATGGAAAAATTAAAGATCGTCTAGTGATCTCCGCAGGTATGGATCAAGAACAGATCAAGGAAAAGGCTCAAGCACTTGAGACCGTACAAGATGCCATTACAGGCAAACAAATTCGCAAGTTCATCGTTGTTCCAGATCGCCTGGTGAATATCGTCGTTGGATAA
- a CDS encoding HD-GYP domain-containing protein: MTFDQRDPSSSELTRSTLFRKGQAIEQTITRDLGISLLASGDGTEVIHHKLNAGGRWALVPEQGWDALEHIYILSGHLKWLSSEKEVVLKPGDSFSSHPVQEHFIFIAETTVEFLYISSRPVFHHYSKTTKELMDLAVTIEEKDGYTSDHCHRIREFSMMVGEAMQLSPNQMHALNYGSFFHDIGKVKIPESILLKPSRLTNEEYDIIKLHTVYGRELLESTNIPHLVSAGVIVEQHHERLDGSGYPKGLKGNEISIEACIVAVVDSYDAMTTDRVYQKGRSKEEALQEILRFRGSFYHPDVVDTFLAISDRIDREGR; encoded by the coding sequence ATGACTTTTGACCAAAGGGACCCATCGTCATCTGAACTAACCAGGAGCACACTTTTCCGAAAGGGACAAGCCATTGAACAAACGATTACCCGTGACTTGGGGATTTCCTTGTTAGCATCCGGTGATGGCACTGAGGTAATCCACCATAAGTTAAACGCAGGGGGACGTTGGGCGTTAGTCCCTGAACAAGGTTGGGATGCTCTTGAGCATATCTATATCCTATCAGGCCATTTGAAGTGGCTTTCCTCCGAAAAAGAGGTTGTCCTAAAGCCTGGTGATAGTTTTTCCTCCCACCCTGTCCAAGAACACTTCATTTTCATAGCTGAAACAACCGTTGAATTTCTTTATATAAGCTCCCGTCCCGTGTTCCACCACTACAGTAAAACGACCAAGGAATTGATGGATCTCGCCGTGACCATAGAGGAGAAGGACGGCTATACATCAGATCATTGTCATCGAATTCGAGAGTTCTCCATGATGGTAGGTGAGGCGATGCAGCTCTCCCCGAACCAGATGCATGCTCTTAATTACGGTTCATTCTTTCATGATATAGGGAAGGTCAAGATTCCTGAGTCCATCCTACTTAAACCATCACGCCTAACCAATGAAGAGTATGATATCATCAAGCTGCATACCGTGTACGGCCGTGAATTGCTAGAGTCCACGAACATTCCTCACCTCGTTTCCGCAGGAGTTATTGTAGAACAACACCACGAAAGGCTAGATGGAAGCGGCTACCCTAAGGGATTGAAGGGAAATGAAATTAGCATCGAGGCGTGTATCGTTGCAGTGGTCGATTCCTACGACGCCATGACAACCGATAGAGTATATCAAAAAGGACGATCCAAGGAAGAGGCTCTTCAAGAAATTCTTCGTTTCCGGGGTAGCTTCTACCATCCAGATGTGGTAGATACTTTCCTTGCAATCTCAGACCGCATTGACCGTGAAGGGAGGTGA
- a CDS encoding PH domain-containing protein encodes MAGLDEIKAQILRLEPKEGRKWVARAEVRTLPTILLNGEELVAFTLGTYQGTSGILVATNHRVIFVDKSSWTPFPYASLSSIMYKSSIEFQDGNLMGSVLMDVSNNKIILNKVPSTGAQFVRTVQQKLENYKPDTRFQTEKKTDSAAKSNKAVYLVVSSIVVLSLLFYWVFQDGMTQTTSSVPSLGITATDFSKRWNQVGKEAQSQYGISNINVVENDKNKSFTHYFTDQMKMMGILTKDGKLQKVMMMGNDEETVPRLVEQTISTVHPQLGDKQKLELVEQLGLLETDGQAKEDRQIIHTGVRYSVTHSEKIGIIFEAAAIGK; translated from the coding sequence ATGGCCGGTCTTGATGAAATAAAGGCTCAGATCTTAAGGTTAGAGCCAAAAGAAGGAAGGAAATGGGTTGCTCGAGCAGAAGTCCGCACCTTGCCTACGATTTTGTTGAATGGTGAAGAGCTTGTGGCTTTTACGTTAGGTACATACCAAGGAACAAGCGGAATCCTGGTTGCCACTAACCATAGAGTGATCTTTGTCGATAAAAGCTCGTGGACTCCCTTTCCCTACGCTAGCCTATCTTCTATTATGTACAAGTCATCCATTGAGTTCCAAGATGGAAATCTGATGGGAAGCGTGTTAATGGACGTATCAAATAATAAGATTATTTTAAATAAAGTTCCTTCAACTGGAGCGCAGTTTGTGCGGACGGTTCAACAAAAACTCGAGAATTACAAGCCCGATACGCGCTTCCAAACGGAAAAAAAGACAGATTCCGCTGCGAAAAGCAATAAAGCCGTTTACCTTGTTGTGTCCTCTATTGTCGTTCTTTCCCTGTTGTTTTATTGGGTTTTCCAAGACGGGATGACACAAACCACTTCCTCGGTGCCATCTCTTGGGATCACAGCGACGGATTTTTCTAAGCGTTGGAATCAAGTGGGCAAGGAAGCGCAGTCGCAATACGGTATATCGAACATCAATGTTGTCGAAAATGATAAAAATAAGTCGTTCACGCACTATTTCACGGATCAAATGAAGATGATGGGGATACTCACGAAGGATGGGAAATTACAGAAGGTCATGATGATGGGAAATGATGAAGAAACGGTACCGCGTCTGGTTGAACAAACGATTTCTACCGTTCATCCTCAATTAGGGGATAAACAAAAATTAGAATTAGTTGAACAATTGGGGCTACTAGAAACTGACGGTCAGGCTAAGGAAGACCGGCAAATTATTCATACAGGGGTAAGGTATTCTGTCACCCACTCAGAAAAAATTGGAATTATCTTTGAAGCTGCTGCAATAGGAAAGTAA